In Antennarius striatus isolate MH-2024 chromosome 10, ASM4005453v1, whole genome shotgun sequence, one DNA window encodes the following:
- the LOC137603226 gene encoding neuronal acetylcholine receptor subunit alpha-9-II, which produces MLKMIIIICLMMLLPEVAQSAEGHYAHKLLNDLMESYSSALRPVEDTDKALNVTLRITLSQIKDMDERNQVLIAYLWIRQTWNDAYLKWNKEDYDGLEVIHIPSSLVWRPDLVLYNKADDDFSGPMDTNVRLRYNGEITWDAPAITKSSCVVDVSYFPFDSQECNLTFGSWTYNGNQVDVIMGMDSGDLSDFVENVEWECHGMPATKNIIMYGCCADPYPDITYTVLLQRRSSFYIFNLLLPCFLISFLAPLGFYLPADSGEKASLGVTVLLALTVFQLMVAESMPPSESVPLIGKYYIATMTMVTASTSLTIFIMNIHFCGAEAKPVPHWAKVLIIDYMSKIFCVYEVGENCTSTPTSSSTSSPSNFPPDDVHHQRLSSHVHANGKAGNHISQSNWQVKKYPKPQTPKLQHQSRGKLPHHITREGGNNFSVYSPGEYEDCNRKIPSGDCYKDDQKVPYCPEVKKPPPRGPSVTFGPCVFCSYGSGIQGVDPKLVHNIEYIATCFREQKATCAKGAEWKKIAKVMDRFFMWIFFIMVFLMSILIIGKAPGSSSGVTTAL; this is translated from the exons ATGCTCAAGATGATTATAATAATCTGTCTGATGATGCTGCTTCCTGAAG TTGCACAATCGGCCGAGGGTCATTACGCCCATAAACTTCTGAATGACTTGATGGAGAGTTACTCCAGCGCCCTGCGGCCTGTTGAGGACACAGACAAAGCCCTCAACGTCACCCTGCGAATCACTCTCTCACAGATCAAAGACATG GATGAAAGGAACCAGGTGCTGATTGCGTACCTTTGGATCAGGCAGACGTGGAATGATGCATACCTGAAGTGGAATAAAGAGGATTATGATGGACTTGAGGTGATCCACATCCCCAGCAGTCTGGTGTGGAGGCCGGACCTCGTCCTGTATAACAA AGCCGATGACGACTTCTCCGGGCCGATGGACACCAACGTTAGACTGCGCTACAATGGAGAGATAACCTGGGATGCTCCTGCCATCACCAAGAGCTCCTGTGTGGTAGACGTCTCTTACTTCCCCTTTGACAGCCAGGAATGTAACCTGACATTTGGTTCCTGGACCTACAATGGCAACCAG GTAGATGTCATTATGGGCATGGACAGCGGCGACCTGTCAGACTTTGTGGAGAATGTGGAGTGGGAATGCCACGGGATGCCAGCCACCAAAAACATCATCATGTATGGATGTTGCGCCGATCCCTATCCAGACATCACCTACACGGTGCTCCTGCAGCGCCGGTCCTCCTTTTACATCTtcaacctcctcctcccctgcttcctcatctccttcttgGCTCCTCTGGGTTTCTACTTGCCTGCAGACTCTGGGGAGAAGGCTTCCTTAGGAGTGACGGTTCTACTGGCTCTAACTGTATTCCAGCTGATGGTGGCTGAAAGCATGCCTCCATCTGAGAGTGTTCCTCTGATAG GGAAGTACTATATTGCTACTATGACCATGGTCACAGCCTCCACATCTCTTACCATTTTCATCATGAACATCCACTTTTGTGGTGCAGAAGCCAAACCGGTCCCCCACTGGGCAAAAGTTCTCATCATTGACTACATGTCCaagattttttgtgtttatgagGTGGGTGAGAACTGTACCTCCACCCCTACGTCCTCCTCTACTTCTTCACCCTCCAATTTTCCCCCTGATGACGTCCATCACCAGCGCCTCAGCTCTCATGTTCATGCAAATGGTAAAGCAGGGAACCACATCTCCCAATCAAACTGGCAGGTAAAAAAATATCCCAAACCTCAGACCCCCAAGCTACAACACCAGTCCAGAGGGAAACTTCCTCATCACATCACTAGAGAAGGAGGGAACAACTTCTCTGTTTATAGTCCAGGGGAATATGAAGACTGCAACAGGAAAATACCAAGTGGTGACTGCTACAAAGATGACCAGAAGGTTCCTTACTGCCCTGAAGTGAAGAAGCCCCCGCCCAGAGGCCCCAGTGTCACCTTTGGCCCCTGTGTTTTCTGTAGCTATGGGAGTGGCATCCAAGGTGTGGACCCCAAGCTAGTGCACAACATTGAATATATTGCCACTTGTTTCCGGGAGCAGAAGGCCACATGCGCCAAAGGTGCAGAATGGAAGAAGATCGCCAAGGTGATGGACAGATTCTTCATGTGGATATTCTTCATCATGGTATTCCTCATGAGCATTCTCATTATTGGCAAGGCCCCGGGATCAAGCAGTGGTGTTACAACTGCTTTGTAA